The Chryseobacterium glaciei DNA window TAATAAAACAGAAGTTATGCAAAACAATCAAGAACAAAAAGAAGGTATCCTGAAACCAATAGAATTATATATTGAAGCAGGAAGAAAAGGAGACGGCAATATTGCAAAACCAGCATTTGCATCAACCGCAACAATGTCGTGGTCTGAAGATGGAGCATTGAAAAGTGTTCCAATACAAGCGCTTTTTGACGGATTTTCCGCGGCAGAGCCAATGACAGCAAATTACAAACTTACTACTTTGGATGTAGAAGGTGATGCTGCAATTGTGAGAATCGAATCTCAATTTGGATCAGACAAATATGCCGATATGTTTACACTGGTAAAAGACGGCAGTGATTGGAAAATCATCAGTAAAATTTATCAAACCATAAAATAATGTCAGTAAATAAAAATATCAACACCGTTCAGGATTACGAAGATGTCCTGGTAGCAATGGAAGGCTACGTTCACGGATTAAAAACAGGAAATGTAGCAGAATTAAAAAAGACCTTCCATCAGGATGCGATTATGTATGGTCATTTAGGTAATGATCTGTCGCAAGGAAGTATAGATAATCTGTACACCTATGTGGAGAAATTTGGCGCAGCACCCAACATCAAAACCAATCTTACGGTTTTACACAAAACACCTACTACAGCAGTTGTTCGCATCGAAATGGAACACGATGCTGCAGATGAAGATTTCACCGATTACCATTCATTAATTAAAATTAATGATGAGTGGAAAGTGATTGCAAAGCTTTTTCATCTCTATACTAAATAATTAAAAATCATTCCGTTAAATTTTTTACTGGGAGCATCATATTGCTTCCAGTGGGACTTTGCGTTTAAAAAATTAGATATGTCAAAATTATTCAGTCCGTTGACGGTTAAATCAGTTACGTTTAGAAACAGAATCATCACTTCTCCAATGTGTATGTATATGGCCGAAGATGGGTTTGCAAGTGATTGGCATTTGGTTCATTATGGTTCCAGAGCAATGGGAGGAGCTGGTACGGTAATGCTGGAAGCAACAGCTGTACGAGCTGACGGGCGAATTGGGATTGGCGATTTGGGAATCTGGAAAGATGAACATGTTGAAATGCTTACCAAAGTAACGTCATTTATAAAAAGTACCGGCAGTGTCCCCGCTATTCAATTGGCTCATGCTGGCAGAAAAGGAAGTACTTGGGCTTCAGGACGTGAAAGTCGCCCATTAATGCCCCATGAAAAAGATGGCTGGGAAGTCATTGCCCCTTCTGC harbors:
- a CDS encoding nuclear transport factor 2 family protein — its product is MKNIPEQKNILPSSADSNAVGLRQVIGKTSKKIFSTISALTIISVLTIGGLLISCQDKNNQNNKTEVMQNNQEQKEGILKPIELYIEAGRKGDGNIAKPAFASTATMSWSEDGALKSVPIQALFDGFSAAEPMTANYKLTTLDVEGDAAIVRIESQFGSDKYADMFTLVKDGSDWKIISKIYQTIK
- a CDS encoding nuclear transport factor 2 family protein, with translation MSVNKNINTVQDYEDVLVAMEGYVHGLKTGNVAELKKTFHQDAIMYGHLGNDLSQGSIDNLYTYVEKFGAAPNIKTNLTVLHKTPTTAVVRIEMEHDAADEDFTDYHSLIKINDEWKVIAKLFHLYTK